A genomic stretch from Falco naumanni isolate bFalNau1 chromosome 4, bFalNau1.pat, whole genome shotgun sequence includes:
- the ANTKMT gene encoding adenine nucleotide translocase lysine N-methyltransferase, producing MEPGEPGEPGEPAWRLRDGDALGGRGLLELAVASGVAAWATWAALLMPGFRRVPLRLQVVEAYKQGLRPAVGYELNPWLLCLSNYRAWKAGYHGKVSFLKEDLWKVNLSDCYNVIVFLAPSVKPPLATKLLAELPDEARVVAGRFPFPSWTPTNTLGQGLEQVWAYDMKEVRRAAQRGSPV from the exons ATGGAGCCGGGGGAGCCGGGAGAGCCTGGGGAGCCGGCGTGGCGGCTGCGCGACGGGGATGCGCtgggcgggcgggggctgctggagctggcgGTGGCTAGCGGAGTGGCCGCCTGGGCCACCTGGGCCGCCTTGCTGATGCCCGGCTTCCGCCGGGTCCCCCTGCGGCTCCAG gtggTAGAGGCTTATAAGCAAGGTCTCAGACCAGCCGTTGGCTATGAGCTCAATCCCTGGCTGCTGTGTCTCTCCAACTACCGGGCCTGGAAGGCTGGGTACCACGGGAAGGTTTCCTTCCTGAAGGAAGATCTGTGGAAG GTGAATCTTTCTGATTGCTACAATGTGATCGTGTTCCTGGCCCCCAGTGTG AAACCTCCTCTAGCCACCAAGCTCCTTGCAGAACTCCCTGATGAAGCCCGAGTGGTGGCTGGAcgcttccccttcccctcctggaCCCCTACCAACACCcttgggcaggggctggagcaagTCTGGGCCTATGACATGAAGGAGGTGCGGcgagcagcacagaggggaaGCCCAGTCTAA